In Spirosoma aureum, a single genomic region encodes these proteins:
- a CDS encoding alpha/beta hydrolase, whose protein sequence is MKYLLFMCLFLSLYNLYAQDNTKGKVIIENFLAPSIQGNHAGEDPMRRITVYLPAGYQETNQRYPTIFFLHGFPDDDSSFMADFALKKLFDEAIFSGKMRPAIIVLPNSHTHFEGSFYTNSALTGNWADFIAKDVVQYIDKKFRTIPDRTSRGLTGLSMGGNGALKLGMLYSTIFSTVYALSPGGINWETYFSLTNPAFKEIEMEKNVEDIIKRFNDLKTTKANYSRNQIFYAILFANLARMYSPNEKKPPLNADLPVHYVGDSMTVNTNVLKKWEDNLPFYMIDTHIDALKTLTALKLDWGRNDNLTWIPVTCLQFSKKLEAYGINHFAEEYQGGHSNRLGGRDGRIYNEVLPFFDTYLKFDEKASVTAKKN, encoded by the coding sequence ATGAAATATCTCCTGTTTATGTGCTTATTTCTTTCCCTTTATAACTTGTATGCACAAGACAATACTAAAGGGAAAGTTATAATTGAAAACTTCTTAGCTCCTTCTATTCAAGGAAATCATGCAGGAGAAGATCCTATGCGACGCATAACTGTGTATTTGCCTGCTGGCTATCAAGAAACTAATCAACGATATCCCACTATCTTTTTTTTACATGGTTTTCCAGATGATGATAGCAGTTTTATGGCTGACTTTGCTCTTAAAAAATTGTTTGATGAAGCCATTTTTAGTGGAAAAATGCGCCCTGCCATAATAGTACTACCAAATAGCCATACTCATTTTGAAGGTAGTTTTTATACGAATTCAGCGTTGACTGGCAATTGGGCTGATTTTATTGCTAAAGATGTTGTACAATATATTGATAAGAAGTTCCGAACAATACCTGACAGAACTAGTAGGGGTTTAACGGGCCTATCGATGGGTGGAAATGGGGCCCTTAAACTAGGAATGCTTTATAGTACTATTTTTAGTACTGTTTATGCTTTAAGCCCGGGAGGAATAAATTGGGAAACTTATTTTTCTTTAACAAACCCCGCTTTTAAAGAAATTGAAATGGAAAAAAACGTAGAGGATATAATAAAACGATTTAATGACCTCAAAACTACCAAGGCTAATTATTCCAGAAATCAAATCTTTTATGCTATTCTATTTGCTAATTTGGCAAGAATGTATTCACCCAATGAAAAAAAGCCACCTTTAAATGCAGATTTACCTGTTCATTACGTCGGTGACAGTATGACAGTAAACACAAATGTTCTAAAAAAATGGGAGGATAATCTTCCTTTTTATATGATCGATACTCATATAGATGCATTAAAAACCTTAACTGCGCTAAAATTGGATTGGGGCAGAAACGATAACTTGACTTGGATTCCAGTTACTTGTCTTCAATTTAGTAAAAAGTTGGAGGCATATGGAATAAATCATTTTGCTGAGGAATATCAAGGTGGTCATAGCAACAGATTAGGCGGGCGGGATGGTAGGATATATAACGAAGTGCTTCCTTTTTTTGACACTTATTTGAAATTTGACGAGAAGGCAAGTGTAACTGCCAAAAAAAATTAA
- a CDS encoding IS110 family RNA-guided transposase has translation MQFHYFIGIDVSKNTLDWAIYTPTGLVGQFQSDNSPKAVSKAVKQLVALPQFALATSICCLEHTGIYNAHVLEVFYQEGFRLWLEASIQIKQAGGLQRGKSDAIDAVRIAEYAYRFRDRLRIWQPTRSVLKQLTELSQLRHRLQSVINQLAVPLTEQKRFGDRALPHQLKGHCGDSLKALKKDLEQVEASLKSLIQNDAELKTLFSLLTSVPGVGTIVATEIIIATDEFKTITEPKKLACHAGVAPFEHRSGSSVRGRTRVNHHARKSLKTLLHLASMAAVKSKGELQLYYQRKVAQGKNRMLILNAVRNKLIHRVYAVVRRNEKYDKNYKPTLA, from the coding sequence ATGCAATTTCACTATTTCATTGGTATTGACGTATCAAAGAACACGCTTGATTGGGCTATTTACACACCTACCGGCTTAGTCGGTCAATTTCAATCTGACAATTCACCGAAGGCAGTTTCCAAGGCCGTCAAACAGTTAGTGGCTTTACCTCAGTTTGCTTTAGCCACCAGTATTTGCTGTCTGGAACATACGGGTATTTACAATGCCCATGTGTTAGAAGTATTTTATCAGGAAGGCTTTCGTTTGTGGTTGGAAGCATCCATTCAGATTAAACAAGCTGGTGGTTTACAACGGGGTAAGTCAGATGCCATTGATGCAGTTCGCATTGCTGAGTACGCGTATCGGTTCCGAGATCGTTTACGCATCTGGCAACCGACTCGTTCTGTTTTAAAGCAATTAACTGAGTTGAGCCAACTTCGTCATCGTTTGCAATCAGTTATTAATCAACTAGCGGTTCCCTTGACGGAGCAAAAACGTTTCGGTGATCGGGCGCTTCCGCACCAATTAAAAGGGCACTGTGGTGACTCGCTCAAGGCACTAAAAAAGGATCTTGAGCAAGTGGAAGCTAGCCTTAAAAGTCTGATACAGAATGACGCTGAGTTGAAAACTCTTTTTAGCCTTCTTACATCCGTGCCTGGAGTGGGCACTATCGTTGCTACTGAGATAATCATTGCCACTGACGAATTCAAGACAATTACTGAACCGAAGAAGCTAGCTTGCCATGCCGGTGTAGCTCCTTTTGAACATCGTTCGGGAAGTAGTGTTCGGGGACGTACTCGAGTCAATCACCACGCTCGTAAATCATTGAAAACTTTATTACATCTGGCCTCTATGGCGGCGGTTAAAAGTAAGGGTGAATTGCAACTTTATTATCAGCGGAAAGTAGCCCAAGGCAAAAATCGAATGCTAATTTTAAACGCTGTCCGCAATAAGCTCATTCATCGGGTCTATGCTGTAGTCCGCCGAAATGAAAAATATGATAAAAATTATAAGCCAACCCTTGCTTGA
- a CDS encoding T9SS type A sorting domain-containing protein → MAKLTSWGDLLWQKIISGPGYFEQANALAATPDGGCIVAGSSNSFRKGDAWVIRLTSTGDLVWQKNLGGSEEDNVYAITTTDDGGYVFAGSTGSTDGDIAGKTGGGGWLFKLSGTGDLLWQKPYGYLGAGTIRGIVKTNDGSFMVTGSTESMAGELSNNHGNGDLWIARLGAALPNQPISLLAPTYNCETGAFHFNTSGGDGSPIEFRAAPGITGWTTNPDQFVDKESRTANDVKPFTLEARQNGITVTYNWDLRAHCLTQLPLKLLAPTYNCQSGAFHFNTSGGDGSPIEFRAAPGITGWTTNPDQFVDKESRTANDVKPFTLEARQNGITVTYNWDLKAACGRVRLGVPESKTELILTVLGNPVQEHLNVLIQGADDQTVQLRLSDLQGRLIENRRIERAGKDEIQRFQVNQSQSGILLLQVTTPTQRKSLKIIQK, encoded by the coding sequence GTGGCTAAGTTAACGAGTTGGGGTGATTTACTCTGGCAAAAAATAATAAGCGGGCCGGGATACTTCGAACAGGCCAATGCCTTAGCGGCTACCCCTGACGGTGGTTGCATTGTTGCGGGTAGCAGCAACTCATTTAGAAAAGGAGATGCATGGGTAATAAGACTTACCAGCACGGGCGATTTGGTTTGGCAAAAAAATCTGGGCGGCAGCGAAGAGGACAATGTGTATGCTATAACGACGACCGATGATGGCGGTTATGTGTTTGCCGGTTCAACAGGCTCAACGGATGGGGATATTGCCGGGAAAACGGGAGGTGGTGGCTGGTTATTCAAACTGAGTGGCACGGGTGATCTACTCTGGCAGAAACCATATGGCTACCTAGGCGCTGGAACAATTCGGGGGATTGTAAAAACCAATGACGGAAGCTTTATGGTTACCGGCTCAACAGAATCCATGGCTGGTGAACTAAGCAACAACCACGGTAACGGTGATCTGTGGATAGCCCGTTTGGGAGCCGCTCTGCCAAATCAACCTATTTCGCTGCTGGCCCCGACATACAACTGTGAAACGGGGGCGTTTCATTTCAACACCAGTGGTGGCGATGGCTCCCCCATTGAATTCCGGGCGGCACCCGGCATCACCGGCTGGACGACCAATCCCGACCAGTTCGTTGATAAAGAGAGCCGTACGGCTAACGACGTCAAACCCTTTACGCTGGAAGCCCGCCAAAACGGCATCACAGTGACTTATAACTGGGATCTGCGCGCGCATTGTTTAACGCAACTGCCCTTAAAATTACTGGCCCCGACATACAACTGTCAGAGTGGAGCGTTTCATTTCAACACCAGTGGTGGCGATGGCTCCCCCATTGAATTCCGGGCGGCACCCGGCATCACCGGCTGGACGACCAATCCCGACCAGTTCGTCGATAAAGAGAGCCGTACGGCTAACGACGTCAAACCCTTTACGCTGGAAGCCCGCCAAAACGGCATCACAGTGACTTATAACTGGGATCTAAAAGCTGCCTGCGGTCGGGTACGATTAGGTGTACCGGAGTCTAAGACCGAGTTAATACTAACCGTGCTGGGCAATCCGGTTCAGGAGCATCTAAACGTATTGATTCAAGGAGCAGATGATCAGACTGTGCAACTCAGATTGAGCGATTTACAGGGCCGCTTGATTGAAAACCGACGTATTGAGCGGGCCGGAAAAGATGAGATACAACGCTTTCAGGTGAACCAGAGCCAATCGGGGATATTGCTATTACAGGTGACAACGCCTACCCAGCGTAAATCGCTTAAAATTATTCAAAAGTAA
- a CDS encoding putative Ig domain-containing protein: MPTTRSIFQRDNVNKAIISIAGNCPSNTTLLEARLRVRQGGQAQDWTTINAIVTGSSFVGSLSGSGGWYDLDVRALANGVQVGYWTVDRVGVGEVFITAGQSNNYGNENDALPAQDDRVNVVNYWIGGLGQFSESDLPKTFTQAGFGTHSGPAAPLFIWGGLGDRLVAQLNVPVLFLGASYPGSSSKNWAEAANGAEYVDGRPWNQNIPYRAVGASILHYVKRYGIRAVLWHQGESDNYYRGQTEEYQNYLTIINKSRSQSGMNIAWIVSRVSYISAQFGVEYTNHETDPAIIAAQNQIISSVSNVFPGPETDSFKADYRRDGMHFSIGSYPWLADYWMNYLNTSFFVSSTPSQPRTSALISTGYIFPFTVKGGQSVTVPFMTTAPTNLGSQFIVDALTENGQFVERLATSTNNSSIGVQIPNHYNGRYRLRVSQTSPAIMGEPSDVITVTSLEPIEIGGTLTLVAPVYNCASGAITFQTSGGNGSPIEYMAPGITGWTTNPNQYLDSEARTAGDTPPFTLYARQSGTAVTYIWSRQQTCSVNPPPPSAPLVTGSLPGLSGSRATSLAYSANVFQDPAGLALSYSYTGLPNGLNGAPNSLAITGTPLAAGTGSLTVTATNSANLSASTVGNWIISEPGSTGTLTLVAPVYNCASGAITFQTSGGNGSPIEYMAPGITGWTTNPNQYLDSEARTAGDTPPFTLYARQSGTAVTYIWSRQQTCSVNPPPPSAPLVTGSLPGLSGSRATSLAYSANVFQDPAGLALSYSYTGLPNGLNGAPNSLAITGTPLAAGTGSLTVTATNSANLSASTVGNWIISEPGSTGTLTLIAPVYNCASGAITFQTSGGNGSPIEYMAPGITGWTTNPAQFVDKESRTASDTPPFTLYARQNGVTVQYVWDLKASCGRSRMRAEEWVTPLIVTVLGNPVEEQLRVLIQGAEAQLLQLVLSNVTGEVIESRRIEQAQSEVIQTFTVNSTPSNVLILQAITETQQQSMRIIKK, encoded by the coding sequence ATGCCTACTACTCGTTCAATATTTCAGCGAGATAATGTCAATAAGGCAATCATTAGTATCGCTGGAAATTGCCCCTCGAATACAACGCTACTAGAGGCTCGATTACGAGTCAGGCAAGGAGGCCAAGCTCAGGATTGGACCACGATCAACGCTATTGTAACAGGAAGTTCTTTTGTGGGTTCGCTTTCAGGCTCTGGTGGCTGGTATGATCTGGACGTTCGTGCGCTGGCAAATGGAGTTCAAGTCGGATATTGGACAGTTGATCGGGTTGGAGTTGGGGAAGTTTTCATTACCGCTGGCCAGTCGAATAATTATGGAAATGAAAATGATGCTCTGCCCGCGCAGGACGACCGGGTCAATGTAGTAAACTACTGGATTGGTGGTTTGGGACAGTTTTCGGAATCGGATTTACCCAAAACGTTTACACAAGCTGGATTTGGGACACATTCCGGTCCAGCAGCACCTTTATTTATATGGGGAGGGCTAGGTGATCGGCTGGTAGCCCAATTGAATGTTCCTGTCCTGTTTCTGGGAGCGTCGTATCCAGGTTCATCCAGTAAAAACTGGGCAGAAGCTGCCAATGGTGCTGAATATGTCGATGGTCGACCCTGGAATCAAAATATACCATATCGAGCTGTAGGGGCTTCAATTTTGCACTATGTTAAGCGATATGGTATTAGGGCAGTATTGTGGCACCAGGGCGAATCAGATAATTACTACCGTGGCCAAACCGAGGAGTATCAAAACTACCTGACAATCATTAACAAATCACGATCTCAATCAGGAATGAATATTGCCTGGATAGTTAGCCGGGTTTCCTATATATCGGCTCAATTTGGTGTTGAGTACACTAATCATGAAACTGATCCGGCTATTATTGCTGCACAGAATCAGATCATTTCCAGTGTCAGTAATGTGTTTCCTGGTCCAGAAACTGATTCTTTTAAAGCAGATTATCGACGTGATGGAATGCATTTTTCAATCGGTAGTTATCCTTGGTTAGCTGATTATTGGATGAACTATTTAAATACTTCCTTCTTCGTCTCATCAACCCCCTCACAGCCAAGAACTTCTGCTTTGATTTCAACAGGCTACATTTTTCCTTTTACAGTGAAAGGTGGTCAGTCTGTAACAGTTCCCTTCATGACTACGGCACCTACCAACCTAGGGAGTCAATTTATCGTCGATGCATTGACGGAAAATGGTCAGTTCGTTGAACGACTGGCCACTTCAACAAATAATTCCTCGATTGGCGTACAGATACCCAATCATTATAATGGACGCTATCGGTTAAGAGTGTCACAAACCTCACCGGCAATAATGGGTGAACCATCAGACGTTATTACGGTGACTAGCTTAGAGCCTATTGAAATCGGGGGCACACTGACCCTGGTTGCCCCTGTTTACAACTGTGCCAGTGGAGCCATTACCTTCCAAACCAGCGGAGGCAACGGCTCACCGATCGAGTACATGGCGCCTGGCATCACGGGTTGGACCACCAATCCCAATCAGTACCTGGATTCGGAAGCACGAACGGCCGGTGATACCCCCCCCTTCACACTTTATGCTCGTCAGAGTGGTACTGCCGTTACGTATATATGGTCCCGGCAGCAGACCTGTAGCGTCAATCCTCCTCCCCCCAGTGCCCCCCTGGTCACTGGAAGTCTGCCTGGCCTGAGTGGCAGCCGGGCCACCAGTCTTGCCTATTCGGCCAATGTCTTTCAGGACCCGGCTGGGCTAGCTCTGAGCTATAGTTATACTGGCCTGCCCAATGGTCTGAATGGAGCGCCCAACAGCCTGGCCATCACCGGTACTCCGCTTGCTGCGGGTACGGGTTCTCTGACTGTCACAGCCACGAACTCAGCGAACCTGTCAGCCTCCACAGTCGGTAACTGGATCATCAGTGAACCTGGCTCCACGGGCACACTAACCCTGGTTGCCCCTGTTTACAACTGTGCCAGTGGAGCCATTACCTTCCAAACCAGCGGAGGCAACGGCTCACCGATCGAGTACATGGCGCCTGGCATCACGGGTTGGACCACCAATCCCAATCAATACCTGGATTCGGAAGCACGAACGGCCGGTGATACCCCCCCCTTCACACTTTATGCTCGTCAGAGTGGTACTGCCGTTACGTATATATGGTCCCGGCAGCAGACCTGTAGCGTCAATCCTCCTCCCCCCAGTGCCCCCCTGGTCACTGGAAGTCTGCCTGGCCTGAGTGGCAGCCGGGCCACCAGTCTTGCCTATTCGGCCAATGTCTTTCAGGACCCGGCTGGGCTAGCTCTGAGCTATAGTTATACTGGCCTGCCCAATGGTCTGAATGGAGCGCCCAACAGCCTGGCCATCACCGGTACTCCGCTTGCTGCGGGTACGGGTTCTCTGACTGTCACAGCCACGAACTCAGCGAACCTGTCAGCCTCCACAGTCGGTAACTGGATCATCAGTGAACCTGGCTCCACGGGCACACTAACCCTGATTGCTCCTGTTTACAACTGTGCCAGTGGAGCCATTACCTTCCAAACCAGCGGAGGCAACGGCTCACCGATCGAGTACATGGCGCCTGGCATCACGGGTTGGACCACCAATCCGGCCCAGTTTGTCGATAAAGAAAGCCGAACAGCCAGTGATACCCCCCCCTTCACACTTTATGCTCGTCAGAATGGGGTTACTGTTCAGTATGTGTGGGATTTGAAAGCCAGCTGTGGTCGGTCCCGAATGAGAGCCGAGGAATGGGTGACTCCCTTAATCGTAACGGTACTGGGTAATCCGGTCGAGGAGCAGCTACGCGTATTAATTCAGGGGGCGGAAGCGCAACTATTGCAACTGGTTTTATCCAATGTAACGGGTGAGGTGATTGAAAGCCGACGGATTGAGCAGGCCCAAAGCGAAGTGATCCAGACTTTCACTGTAAATTCAACTCCTTCAAATGTATTAATTCTGCAGGCAATTACCGAAACCCAACAGCAATCGATGAGAATCATCAAGAAATAA
- a CDS encoding IS5 family transposase, with amino-acid sequence MTKQFSKLTDSQWAAISPFFNLKRKRNHDVRQIINIILWLLRTGCQWRNLPEEWPNWQAVYYYFQQWKQDGTFERINLALNQLDRKRVKKEVYPSVVCMDSQSVKLSPMIGEYRGTDAHKRVNGRKRQLVVDTQGRLWMADVHPAKQADGPGAVSLIGDIRWRAGQRLEKVYGDQSYNGVFAQELANWSIDFEKASRPESARGFVPVAKRWVVERSIAWTNFFRRVVKDYEYSLSSSVGWLYLMNIQIMHNEFDPFAKFYSPTRSNYRVKNHSPIDNPSPLVESGINSGQ; translated from the coding sequence ATGACCAAACAGTTTTCGAAACTGACCGACTCTCAATGGGCCGCAATTTCGCCTTTTTTCAATCTTAAACGCAAACGAAACCATGATGTTCGGCAGATCATCAACATCATTTTATGGCTCCTGCGAACAGGCTGCCAATGGCGTAATCTGCCTGAAGAATGGCCTAACTGGCAGGCCGTTTACTACTATTTTCAGCAATGGAAGCAAGATGGGACCTTCGAACGAATCAACTTAGCCTTGAATCAACTGGATCGTAAGCGGGTCAAAAAAGAAGTCTATCCCTCCGTTGTATGTATGGATTCACAGAGCGTTAAGTTGAGTCCTATGATTGGTGAATACCGGGGCACAGACGCTCACAAACGAGTCAACGGCCGCAAACGACAACTTGTCGTTGATACTCAAGGGCGACTTTGGATGGCTGATGTGCATCCGGCCAAGCAAGCGGATGGCCCTGGTGCTGTTTCCTTGATTGGCGACATCCGTTGGCGAGCGGGCCAACGCTTAGAGAAAGTGTATGGCGATCAGTCTTACAATGGCGTTTTTGCCCAAGAATTAGCAAATTGGAGCATTGACTTTGAGAAAGCTTCGCGGCCCGAATCGGCTCGAGGTTTTGTGCCCGTTGCCAAGCGTTGGGTCGTTGAACGTAGTATTGCCTGGACTAATTTTTTTCGTCGTGTCGTCAAAGATTACGAATATAGCTTATCTTCTTCGGTTGGCTGGCTGTATTTAATGAACATTCAGATCATGCACAACGAATTTGACCCGTTCGCAAAATTTTATTCCCCAACACGTTCTAACTACCGCGTAAAGAACCATTCCCCAATAGACAATCCCTCGCCGTTGGTTGAAAGTGGTATAAATAGCGGTCAATAA
- a CDS encoding IS3 family transposase, translating to MRENSRRYGSRRVLEELKEQGVKPGRHRVRRLRQEQDWQAIQPRSFVPKTTDSRPGLMACANRLIKLGKPTAPNQAWVGDITYLPLSDGAWAYLASWMEWSDFYGSSKGWLIIFIIFFISADYSIDPMNELIADSV from the coding sequence ATGCGGGAAAACTCACGGCGCTATGGCAGTCGTCGGGTGTTAGAAGAGCTGAAAGAACAGGGCGTCAAGCCCGGTCGTCATCGGGTACGTCGGTTGAGGCAAGAACAGGACTGGCAAGCAATTCAACCGCGTAGCTTCGTACCGAAAACGACTGACTCCCGGCCTGGCTTAATGGCTTGTGCAAATCGGTTGATTAAGTTGGGTAAGCCGACTGCGCCTAACCAAGCTTGGGTGGGCGACATCACTTATCTGCCTCTTTCAGATGGGGCCTGGGCTTATCTGGCCAGTTGGATGGAGTGGTCCGATTTCTATGGTTCAAGCAAGGGTTGGCTTATAATTTTTATCATATTTTTCATTTCGGCGGACTACAGCATAGACCCGATGAATGAGCTTATTGCGGACAGCGTTTAA